A window from Amblyomma americanum isolate KBUSLIRL-KWMA chromosome 7, ASM5285725v1, whole genome shotgun sequence encodes these proteins:
- the LOC144098311 gene encoding prefoldin subunit 3-like codes for MTDSADAAKATKKLAHAGIPKAECLDDVDEFMSREENPTIEVALRSLDEQHSKYKFMELNLLQKKQRLKSQIPEIKTSLEIVKLLKSKRDSSEDMETRFVLSDQVYSKAVIPPTERVCLWLGANVMLEYTLEGAEELLCKNLQTATRNFTELNSDLDFLRDQITTTEVNMARLHNWNVKKVQAEKLIAQASS; via the exons ATGACAGACTCCGCAGACGCAGCAAAGGCAACGAAAAAGTTGGCCCACGCTGGGATTCCCAAAGCAGAGTGCTTG GACGATGTGGACGAGTTTATGTCGAGAGAAGAGAATCCAACTATAGAAGTGGCACTGAGAAGCCTCGACGAGCAGCACAGTAAATATAAGTTCATGGAGCTCAACTTGCTTCAGAAGAAACAAAG GTTAAAGAGCCAGATTCCTGAAATCAAAACTTCGTTGGAGATCGTCAAACTGCTGAAGTCGAAAAGA GACTCTTCTGAAGACATGGAAACAAGGTTCGTGCTTTCAGACCAGGTCTACTCCAAGGCTGTCATACCTCCTACTGAACGAGTCTGCCTCTGGCTTGGT GCGAATGTGATGCTGGAGTACACGCTGGAGGGAGCAGAGGAGCTGCTTTGCAAGAACTTGCAGACTGCGACGAGGAATTTCACGGAGCTGAACAGTGACCTAGACTTCCTCAGAGACCAGATCACCACCACTGAAGTCA ACATGGCCAGACTCCACAACTGGAACGTGAAGAAAGTGCAAGCAGAAAAGCTGATTGCTCAGGCATCGTCATGA
- the LOC144098310 gene encoding c-Myc-binding protein — MTSYRTFTAAVDSKKEEFRKYLERTGVLEKLTRALVGLYEEQERPEDAVAYVTAHLDPGHSESSSESLKQELEQAQKRIAELQLENNELKSQQAIKGEVEEAVVAEPEL; from the exons ATGACATCTTACCGC ACCTTTACGGCGGCAGTTGACTCCAAGAAAGAGGAATTCCGGAAATACTTGGAAAGAACCGGAGTGCTTGAAAAGCTGACGAGAG cacTTGTGGGCCTGTATGAAGAGCAGGAGAGGCCAGAAGATGCAGTTGC CTACGTGACAGCACATCTAGATCCTGGCCATTCAGAATCCAGCAGTGAAAGTTTGAAGCAAGAACTTGAACAAGCACAGAAGCGAATTGCAGAACTGCAGCTAGAGAACAATGAGTTGAAGTCACAGCAG GCCATCAAGGGAGAAGTGGAAGAAGCAGTAGTTGCAGAGCCCGAGTTGTAG